tactttatttaattagagtacttagattattctcattagattatttaattacgttattacttagattatttaattagggtacttagtttatttaattagagtactgagattatacaaattagattatttaattacattattatattacttagattatttaataagAGTACTTACTTTATTTAaatagagtacttagattattctaatctgttgttcacctatttgttgaaccatgaagccttaaatcattatcatggctcatggtggtcttcccgagcttcttcagcagcggtacgacgagaaccataggggaaggatgatattcACGGGACAACAGGTACCacgtttatatgtgctatttcattggTACGAGAATTTTGAACTAACgctgtacatgtattggataactcatgcagttgggtccgttacgagcccggagtgtgcacaagattaaggagttggaccctcgattccacgagccactcgcacgggcgggactactacctttcgctctcatgatggccggagctcccatggaggtcggtggtaggacacctctcccggcaattgatgaggcactgctcacaggtctcgtcgaccgttggcgtcctgagacacacacttttcactttccttttggtgagatggcagTAACACtgcgggacgtggccatgctgaccgggctgccaataaggggtgccccgttaatagtttcgcgacccgcaagggagcagtggaagggttatgttgcagataggtaattatttgttatgtaatgcatttaaaatattacagtgctattaaagcgtcattgaccatctgcatcttataggtttggtgtgcaatacgacgggaaggatgctggcctctccatgtcctgggttcatgggctgacacagttcggtccatgcccactggatgcggacgagaatacacttatgcaacactatgaggtgtacttatacgtcctgctcggaggcatcatgttctgcaacacggcaggcgattatgtcgtcccacatattgtatggttagcagcccaccttgcgtcacatccttatgagcctacatcttacagttggggatctgcagtgttggctgcaacctatagaggattgtgtgatgcaacccagcgaacAAAGAGGAAGGCAACCATTACAGGGTGCTTACATCTCTTACAGTtatggagttgggagtacctcccgatttccagaccttgggtgctcaagtgctactacccagttcacatctctgatggcattgcagatgacataaggccaacgatggggtatcggtggattcatgccaggctaagatggagtcagcagcaagaccatggtaactactccaggGTGATAAGTGACCTGGACATCCTTAGCGCTGATCTAGTGgattgggatccatggcgtatggcacgagtaaaagaaattgcagatggtggactcCTGGCATCCTATTGTAGCCGTGACGCAGACTTATGGTTGaccacatgcttcttgttgtacatgaactgcgtggaagtatattctccagaacgtgtacagaggcagttcgggtaccgacaggtggtgcctGTTCCAGCACCACGAGACGCCggacgggcgcacgagtaagtgtatTATTGTATGTTGACTTAGTACATTGgttatccatgttaacaaattataactgtttatgtcacgtacaggtgGAGCTCAAAGGGGGGCGGAGGCACGCAGGACTGGGCATCCAAGAATGCCGAGTACATACGGAGGTGGACAGAATCAGCTGCGGTGGATGTCATCATTACTGCTGAACAATACGACGAGGCCACGTACTGGGACTACCTTGCTTGGTACCGTccgcgcacgcgtgccaccttactcagcggacctgtacagccgggccccagacccttccccgaggatcgtgcccgcctacttcatgttgtggtaagtgatgcgttacttatattggttttctttgaaaaatctgtgtattactgacatgtccctcatcttatacagactgaagaggcgtatgagatgcatacgcaAGCGGATCAACCTTTTGGGGAACCAAGCAGGTCATCATCGCAGAGGGATCGTAACCCTCTCCGGGAGTACATGAGGACAAGAGGATCCCGCTTCCTAaacgctatacgtggtctaggtgggtgtgccccgcaatggagggggtacgaccaacatgccatggacccgtctcgtgcctcccacagcaggcggtcctcccacagcaggcggtcATCCAGTGCTCGTGAGGAACCCGTCCGGTCAGAATCACGACATACATCTTCAGCTTCGACGCGTCATGTCTCATGTTCCGgtgctgaggccgaggagtgcacgcagcctcctgcgcccgagcaggttacgctgggttcactagcacctccggctacgatgacacctccggctgcagcatctactcatcaggaggacgtcgttgactacacgcagcagaccccttgctggagcgACCCTAATGCTTTTGACTGGGGTGCTGCAATGCATGCGACCGCCACCTTCACTGATCTACTCGGCGGACAGTCCTCCCATGATCTCAATGAACCTGGAAGTTCACATTGGTACCAGCatggcgagccttcggcacactggactccatcggagcacgttctagggccgtccacacttccgcacgaggatccttcggcatggtacatgcagaGCCGAGTAAGCGGggcgggatacacgttcggtggggttcccatagggcaggcagatgatgatgaagacgaccaagggcacgcaaggcaggggcctgcgcaggctgctgggatgagagccacacacccgccagacgcttacacgccTGGAGATTGTGTGAGGCATCATCGCCGTTGAGTAGCCAGGACAATttgtcatgacacatgtattattgattttaatgtcgaggtcatccctattatgtcttattcactgtattgttaatttaagaaattctcagtacagaggaaacaatagtagttgtaaagcataagtagcatagaacccggtacagaggttacacataaagagcgaacaacaacaaacattatcatgtacgatacgcctaaagaacataatatcatgccttaagggaataaaatatatagggttacaatagatgcttagggcgaaggaaagtggcgacgcaaattagcgtAAGAATTCCAGGTGCGATGGTCAAAGCTAtccgggtaagatggttgtcgtctccgaggtggttctgggaagttgtaaaaatgagtacgagcaaatccatcatcattttcagggtcatcggtgtcctccggagatggaagcctcggagggcggggtcgttgtggcatgaaatcgtcgtcgtcgtcatcatcttgaggtttctccgaggtggtaccacgtcctatttccctatcagttgtatggcatctcgatgttgtgcgtgaacgtcctcttgcagtgttcctagaACTTTCTCCTGTATTTCTGTTCGAATGTCTAGGCATggggggcatgaaatcgtcatcgtcttcgtcctcgtcattatctggatgattcgtagaggtcgcctctgtacccctttgattcgctgactgtcgtcgtcttctacgcgaaccaggtatcacacccccgccgaagagcatacacatcgtcaagaagtgtgagatttctttgttgatcaactgttcgtcttccgggaaagcctgacgcagaagaggaccgttcgaataaatggaaataagataagtagggtgaccaaatgtttatatgacatacctgaatatgggatgcatactggtctggcgacattactatcgttctttgcctcctagagaaacctatcacagaaggatggtcggccagttcgcggaccctcagatacatttgacgccggtgatacaagagggccctaaggtcctcggtggttacaCATTGGAGTGGCGCGGTTAACCTAGAACAtatgggtcttgcatgcaatttcgccacggcttggattatgttgttctcctttaacggatcatcgtttccttcgcgcacaacctgtaaggaggcattaagtgctataccGATCGTTgcaggtgtccatggaaagcctgtactagaggatcccgccatagatttcttgctcactgactacctacgctctgtctctgcatcaaaacacggatccatgaatatttaagaaacacgaaataaataaataaaattacatttacaatacaatggtcacttcttgtctaaaggggtacagtgcaaaccacataatgcacaataagtagtacaactaacaggtgaataacattttacaatacaaagtctctaagacagttcagtttgacagtgggctgatagtttactgacgggtcgggcaagtcctcctgtcatgtccaggttgtttgcaaagtttgcacctgcgaaggtcatcaacagcatctgtttcatccatgtcaccttgcagcctcgtagatctaggccttccaggatctgtgcgtcgtgctcgtgg
This genomic window from Phragmites australis chromosome 7, lpPhrAust1.1, whole genome shotgun sequence contains:
- the LOC133925562 gene encoding protein MAIN-LIKE 1-like translates to MAHGGLPELLQQRYDENHRGRMIFTGQQLGPLRARSVHKIKELDPRFHEPLARAGLLPFALMMAGAPMEVGGRTPLPAIDEALLTGLVDRWRPETHTFHFPFGEMAVTLRDVAMLTGLPIRGAPLIVSRPAREQWKGYVADRFGVQYDGKDAGLSMSWVHGLTQFGPCPLDADENTLMQHYEVYLYVLLGGIMFCNTAGDYVVPHIVWLAAHLASHPYEPTSYSWGSAVLAATYRGLCDATQRTKRKATITGCLHLLQLWSWEYLPISRPWVLKCYYPVHISDGIADDIRPTMGYRWIHARLRWSQQQDHGNYSRVISDLDILSADLVDWDPWRMARVKEIADGGLLASYCSRDADLWLTTCFLLYMNCVEVYSPERVQRQFGYRQVVPVPAPRDAGRAHEWSSKGGGGTQDWASKNAEYIRRWTESAAVDVIITAEQYDEATYWDYLAWYRPRTRATLLSGPVQPGPRPFPEDRARLLHVVTEEAYEMHTQADQPFGEPSRSSSQRDRNPLREYMRTRGSRFLNAIRGLGGCAPQWRGYDQHAMDPSRASHSRRSSHSRRSSSAREEPVRSESRHTSSASTRHVSCSGAEAEECTQPPAPEQVTLGSLAPPATMTPPAAASTHQEDVVDYTQQTPCWSDPNAFDWGAAMHATATFTDLLGGQSSHDLNEPGSSHWYQHGEPSAHWTPSEHVLGPSTLPHEDPSAWYMQSRVSGAGYTFGGVPIGQADDDEDDQGHARQGPAQAAGMRATHPPDAYTPGDCVRHHRR
- the LOC133924644 gene encoding uncharacterized protein LOC133924644, which encodes MYLRVRELADHPSVIGFSRRQRTIVMSPDQYASHIQAFPEDEQLINKEISHFLTMCMLFGGGVIPGSRRRRRQSANQRGTEATSTNHPDNDEDEDDDDFMPPMPRHSNRNTGESSRNTARGRSRTTSRCHTTDREIGRGTTSEKPQDDDDDDDFMPQRPRPPRLPSPEDTDDPENDDGFARTHFYNFPEPPRRRQPSYPDSFDHRTWNSYANLRRHFPSP